From Planococcus halocryophilus, the proteins below share one genomic window:
- a CDS encoding UDP-N-acetylmuramoyl-tripeptide--D-alanyl-D-alanine ligase: MKKKIEQVAKWLDIKTNLKGIDVTGVSINTRTLKPGDLFIPFRGENVNGHKYVRSAIELGASVSLWQRDEPGAPEDLPLLFVDDCEVALQEMARAYRDELSAMVIGITGSNGKTSTKDLVASVLKPYFKVQKTPGNFNNQLGLPLTILSLEEDTKVAVLEMGMSGKGQIEFLSELARPDYAIITNIGEAHLQDLGSREAIAEAKFEITAGLQPHGKLFYDGDEPLLQPFMETFPQGVSFGFDDNNELTVTDIKATESGSSFMVSGIIDAAFTIPVLGEHQVKNTLAAILVALEAGLSEEQIRKSLKDAALTDMRMQMIQSDNGAIFINDAYNAAPSSMNAALNFIRETTMKDKKWVVLGDMLELGDDEQSYHEALSKFISDNLVGVCLYGPRMKWLYDKLQPSYGGKLLWSEADYGPIIDLLKKHTNKDSVILVKGSRGMALENVIEPFVSE, from the coding sequence ATGAAAAAAAAGATTGAACAAGTAGCCAAATGGCTGGATATCAAAACTAATTTAAAAGGCATTGACGTCACGGGAGTCTCAATTAACACGAGAACACTCAAGCCAGGTGATTTGTTTATCCCTTTTCGTGGTGAAAATGTAAATGGGCATAAGTATGTCCGCTCGGCGATTGAGCTAGGTGCATCTGTTTCTCTATGGCAGCGCGATGAACCTGGAGCACCAGAAGATTTGCCATTACTTTTTGTAGATGATTGCGAAGTGGCTCTGCAAGAAATGGCTCGTGCTTATCGCGATGAACTATCAGCAATGGTTATTGGAATCACTGGGTCTAATGGAAAAACTTCTACAAAAGACTTAGTCGCAAGTGTCCTAAAACCTTATTTTAAAGTGCAAAAAACACCAGGTAATTTTAATAACCAATTGGGTCTTCCTTTAACGATTTTATCTTTAGAAGAAGACACGAAAGTTGCTGTTTTGGAAATGGGTATGAGTGGCAAAGGGCAGATTGAATTTTTGTCTGAGCTAGCACGTCCAGATTACGCGATCATTACGAATATTGGCGAAGCGCATTTGCAGGACTTGGGTTCGCGTGAAGCGATTGCTGAAGCGAAATTTGAGATTACTGCAGGCCTTCAACCACACGGCAAACTTTTTTATGATGGTGATGAACCATTATTACAGCCATTTATGGAAACTTTTCCGCAAGGTGTGTCTTTTGGATTCGACGATAATAACGAATTAACAGTAACAGACATTAAAGCTACTGAAAGTGGTAGCAGTTTTATGGTGAGTGGCATTATAGATGCAGCATTTACAATTCCTGTATTGGGTGAACACCAAGTGAAAAACACACTGGCTGCAATATTGGTAGCTCTTGAAGCAGGATTATCAGAAGAGCAAATTCGTAAATCTTTAAAAGATGCAGCATTAACGGATATGCGTATGCAGATGATTCAATCGGACAATGGTGCGATTTTTATTAATGATGCTTACAATGCAGCTCCTTCATCGATGAACGCAGCGCTGAATTTTATTCGTGAAACAACGATGAAAGATAAGAAGTGGGTTGTATTAGGCGACATGCTTGAACTTGGAGACGACGAGCAAAGTTATCACGAAGCATTGAGCAAATTCATTTCGGATAACTTAGTGGGTGTTTGTTTATATGGACCGCGTATGAAATGGCTTTACGATAAACTGCAGCCGAGTTATGGTGGGAAGTTGTTGTGGAGTGAAGCGGATTATGGCCCGATTATTGACTTGTTGAAAAAACATACCAACAAAGACTCGGTCATTTTAGTGAAGGGCTCTCGTGGTATGGCATTGGAAAATGTGATCGAACCTTTTGTTAGTGAGTAA
- a CDS encoding alpha/beta hydrolase codes for MKTGVLCIHGFTGGPFEVEPFADFLIEQTDWIVEIPTLPGHGEKLALKRITAESWMMEAELTLKRLKKSADRIIIVGFSMGGLIAMYLAMRYKVDRLVLLSAAAKYISPVQMFKEVQEAVKDAVSGKITENALFHLYEYKLTNTPISSTVEFLRVVKMVEPYYDKIKVPVCIVQGEKDGIVPVSAADFIYDHIGSEEKYLIRSEKGKHLICYSEDSEDWFSEVFAFMNKGLE; via the coding sequence TTGAAGACCGGCGTGCTATGTATTCATGGTTTTACAGGAGGTCCATTTGAAGTAGAACCATTTGCCGATTTTTTAATCGAGCAAACCGATTGGATTGTGGAAATACCGACACTTCCAGGACATGGCGAAAAGCTTGCTTTAAAAAGAATTACTGCTGAAAGTTGGATGATGGAAGCCGAGTTAACTTTAAAAAGGTTGAAAAAATCGGCGGACCGCATCATTATTGTGGGCTTTTCAATGGGTGGTTTGATCGCCATGTATTTAGCAATGCGTTATAAAGTGGACCGTTTAGTTTTATTGAGCGCGGCTGCTAAATACATCAGTCCTGTGCAAATGTTTAAAGAAGTTCAAGAAGCCGTAAAAGATGCGGTGTCGGGAAAAATAACGGAAAATGCGCTTTTTCATCTCTATGAATACAAGCTAACCAATACTCCCATCAGTTCGACAGTTGAATTTTTACGCGTAGTGAAAATGGTTGAACCTTATTACGATAAGATTAAAGTTCCTGTCTGCATTGTGCAAGGAGAAAAAGACGGCATCGTGCCAGTATCTGCAGCAGACTTCATTTATGATCATATCGGATCGGAAGAAAAGTACTTGATTCGTTCAGAAAAGGGCAAGCATTTAATCTGTTATAGCGAAGATAGTGAAGATTGGTTTAGTGAAGTTTTTGCGTTTATGAATAAAGGCTTAGAGTAA
- a CDS encoding DEAD/DEAH box helicase: protein MVKFSELNISETTLKSVKRMGFEEATPIQEGTIRLGMEGKDIIGQAQTGTGKTTAFGIPLIEKIDTKNGDVQGLIIAPTRELAIQVSEELYRLGQDKNVRILSVYGGQEISRQIRALKNRPQIIVGTPGRLLDHINRRTLKLDNVNTLILDEADEMLNMGFIEDIQTIMASVPDTRQTLLFSATMPDAIRRIAEKFMKTPEIVKIKSKEMTVENIEQFYVKSVEREKFDFLSRLLNVQQPELAIVFGRTKRRVDELAKALNIRGYLAEGIHGDLSQAKRMSVLKQFKAGKIDILVATDVAARGLDISGVSHVYNFDIPQDPESYVHRIGRTGRAGKKGVAVTFVTPREMSYLAIVERTTKKKMEALVPPTANEAVLGQKRVAMEQLLEMTEKNNLGDYREFATQMLDKHDAVDLIAAALKTMTKEPEDIPVSISEERPLPSRGGGGYKGKSGGGGRSSGGGGYKGNRSSGSARPSSSRGASSGASRRREGGSGGGRPGRTTRRSES, encoded by the coding sequence TTGGTAAAATTTTCAGAGTTAAATATTAGCGAAACAACATTAAAATCCGTAAAACGCATGGGGTTTGAAGAAGCAACACCAATTCAAGAGGGAACAATTCGTCTTGGTATGGAAGGTAAAGACATCATTGGACAAGCGCAAACTGGTACTGGTAAAACTACAGCTTTCGGTATTCCTTTGATTGAAAAAATTGACACTAAAAACGGTGACGTTCAAGGATTAATCATCGCTCCAACACGCGAATTGGCAATCCAAGTTTCAGAAGAACTTTACAGACTGGGTCAAGATAAAAACGTACGTATTCTTTCAGTATACGGTGGCCAAGAAATTAGCCGACAAATCCGTGCACTAAAAAATCGTCCGCAAATTATCGTTGGTACGCCAGGCCGTCTATTAGACCATATCAACCGCCGTACTCTTAAATTGGATAATGTAAACACATTGATCCTTGATGAAGCAGACGAAATGTTGAACATGGGCTTTATCGAAGACATTCAAACAATCATGGCAAGTGTTCCTGACACGCGTCAAACATTGTTGTTCTCAGCAACTATGCCGGATGCAATCCGCCGTATTGCAGAGAAATTCATGAAAACGCCAGAAATCGTTAAAATCAAATCAAAAGAAATGACTGTTGAAAACATTGAGCAGTTCTACGTAAAATCTGTAGAGCGCGAGAAATTTGATTTCCTTTCACGTCTTTTGAATGTTCAACAACCGGAACTTGCGATCGTTTTCGGACGTACAAAACGCCGTGTTGACGAATTAGCAAAAGCTTTAAATATCCGCGGCTACCTTGCTGAAGGTATTCATGGTGACTTAAGCCAAGCAAAACGTATGTCAGTTTTAAAACAATTTAAAGCCGGCAAAATCGATATTTTAGTTGCAACAGACGTAGCAGCTCGTGGACTTGATATCTCAGGCGTATCACACGTATACAACTTTGATATTCCACAAGATCCTGAAAGCTATGTTCACCGTATCGGCCGTACTGGTCGTGCAGGTAAAAAAGGAGTCGCAGTCACGTTTGTAACACCACGTGAAATGAGCTACTTAGCTATCGTTGAACGTACAACTAAGAAAAAAATGGAAGCATTGGTTCCTCCAACTGCGAACGAAGCTGTACTTGGCCAAAAACGCGTTGCTATGGAACAATTGCTTGAAATGACAGAGAAAAACAATCTTGGCGATTATCGCGAATTCGCGACGCAAATGCTTGATAAGCATGATGCGGTTGACTTGATTGCAGCAGCTCTTAAAACAATGACTAAAGAACCGGAAGATATTCCAGTTTCTATTTCCGAAGAACGTCCTTTGCCATCACGCGGAGGCGGCGGATATAAAGGTAAAAGCGGCGGAGGCGGACGCAGTAGCGGAGGCGGCGGTTACAAAGGTAACCGTTCATCAGGTTCAGCTCGTCCATCATCAAGCCGTGGAGCAAGCTCAGGCGCAAGCCGACGTCGTGAAGGCGGAAGCGGCGGCGGACGTCCAGGACGTACGACTCGTCGTAGCGAATCTTAA